AAGATAATTTCTAACAACTAACACGACATTTCTGCAATGCAACATTAGGAGAATATGGTGAAGCCTGATTTAGTTGTTAGAGGTATCCCATGTTCTCTCCTGCTATGTTATGACAGCCTGCACTCACCCAGTAAGGATATAAACCTTTTGTTTGCTCTCAACTCTGTCTGATTAAAAAATATGTAAAGCCACTGAAGAGTCTTTTTAGTTGGTTGGATAAAGTTTTTTGTTCTTCAGATATGATATCTGACCCACATTTAATCATTTAACATAATACCTGCAGGATGGTATACAGAGAAGACCCCAGGCTAGAGCTATGCTGGATGTTCCAAGTCATTATCATCTCATTTTTGGATAGAAAGCTCTTCTAAATTATAAAATTCTATATAGGATTTAATTAAATAGTGTTAGAGTAATTTTTAAGTTAGTAAAACTTAGTTTCAAATCATTCTTTTTAAACCAgtccaatattttttttatttttatttttttttaatatttcagaTCTTAGTTTGACCAAATTAATTACACTTCCTCTAGGAGGTCTGAAgttgtaaaatttattatcattttggtatcaaatatattataaattatcaaATTCATGTGAGCAcccataaaataaatatataatgtaGTTGAATTATTGGCTGGTTGACTAATAcctatttaagaattgattttatATTGCCCATTTgccatattataaaaataaataatcaattcaattaatttCTCTATTCACTGCTTTGTCTCTCTCTAATTCCTTTTTTATTattgattataattttattatttaaatttaatttatttcctaTTTGCACGTATGtgactaattatttattttgattattgAAGTCTTTAGCTAGCTTTCTCACTATAATTTTTCTTAGTTCAAGCCTATAGCCAGCTCATTTTTCCACCATAGTTCGAAGTCCCAGcctacctctcttttttttttaattaatttaacttagattaacattaaaatcaaaatattaaaaataaattcaatatcaataaattaaaattaattgatgAATCCCCTTTCattcaatttatatataaatgatAAATCCCCTTTCCTTCCCCACAGCCCCATCCCACCACAAGAGAACCACCATGGCCGCCACTTCTGTCCCCATCTGTCTCACCAcccttctcctcctcctcctcctcctctcccTCAATACCCAAGCCCAGACCCCCTCAGCCCCTGCTCCAGCACCCCCTGGTCCCGTCAACCTCACTGGAATTCTTGATAAAAATGGTCAATTCACCACATTTATTAGGCTTTTAACCTCAACCCAAGTAGCAAACCAAGTCGAAAACCAGCTCAACAGCTCCACCGAGGGCATGACTGTTTTTGCTCCCACCGATAATGCCTTTAACAACCTTAAAGCTGGTACTATAAATGACCTCACTATTCAACAACAAGTTCAACTTGTTCTGTATCACATTTTACCAAAATTCTACACTTTGAACAATCTTTTACTGGTTAGCAACCCAGTTAGGACTCAGGCCACCGGCCAAGATGGTGGCGTTTTTGGTCTCAACTTTACAGGCCAAGGCAACCAAGTTAATGTGTCAAGTGGTATTGTTGAGACGCAAATCAACAATGCTTTAAGGCAAGATTTTCCTTTGGCGGTCTACCAAGTTGACAAGGTGTTGTTGCCTGAGGAGTTGTTTGGCGTTAAGGCACCAACGGCAGCTCCCGCACCGCCAACAAAGACTTCGTCTGGTGGTTCAACGAACTCAACAGTAGCGGCTTCACAGCCAGCACCTGGCAACGGCTCAGGTGGAAGGAATAGTAATGTGGCATTGGGGTTTGTTCTGGGACTGGGGTTGGCATGCATGGGAGTTCTTTCTTGAGAAATCTTGTTGATCAAAGTGTTTTGCGCATGAATTTGCTTTCTTTCTCGATCTACCCTTGGGGTTTGCTGCAGATTTTCACATTTCTTGTGTTCTTTTTAATAACTTTCTTTTATCATTTGATTGTAATTCTTTTCTCatttgtattatatatatatatatatgcatataatttCTAATATTCAACCATTCCCTAATAATGTAGCAAtagtaatcttttttttttaagtggtacCATTCACTTCACGTAAATAATAATTTCCCAATAGATATACTCAATATGAACATTATtccaattaatttttatttttatgtgtacaaaaatttaattattgaattaaaaatcctaatatatataattaataatcctCACAGAGATCGATCCATCTGATCGTGGCCACCTCACCTGTGTATGTACCAACCAAATCACCAAGACTTCAGCAACTAAACCTATAATTTTAGGTTAATTTATCTATTAATTATGTCTTCAAAATCCAAGTGGTTAACACAAACACACACACAAATCACTATATATTCAACTATTAAATcatttaaaatagataaaaaaaattaaattttaaattaattttaaatatataaaaattattatttttattcctaataatttatattaaatatatatattattagctGAATAGTTGAAAATTATACCTTTAGACTCTGTTTGTCTTACAtaaaatatttctttatattttttgatgtttatgatattaaaaaaataaattaataaaaaaatattttttattagaaaaaagaaaaaaattattttctttttaaaaaatttattttttattttataaattttaaaaattttattaaaatgtgaggatatttatatatatatataatatgagtATATATAATTAACCtaacattaaaatcaaataataaaaaaatatttttataaaatatatttttgtaaaaaatattCCTCGTGAAAAACATTTTATACAGAACAAATGgaacttaaaaataaaaaaaataaaaattaaaaaaaaaaaggatgaagCGGAGAAAGAAAGTTGGGTCCATTTGAGATCAGCCCGAAACCCGCTAAAACCCTACCGTTTCGTTTTCTTGTTCGAAgctataaaccctaaaccccttctctctctttctctctctctctctctatcgagTGGAAGGCTACAAGGTGTGCACAGATGTTTCTTTccctccttttattttgcttttctcattttctttttaaaattttgttcatGATGTTATCTTCTGTTTGATGCCCGAGAAAGTTCTTTTTGGGGAAGGGGAGAAATCAAAATTTTGGGGCTAAGATTTTGTTTTCCTGGCTTAATTGAGTTGGGTTCTTTTCATTTAATGGATTCTGAAACAATAGAGATATATATAAGTGTTTTGCTTCACTTATCTTAGCATCCAAATAGGGATCATCTTTAATCAATTTACTTATATTTTATTGTGAGAAATATTTGGTTGAATTTTTGTTTGTGTCACAGAGTATGCCCTTTATTTCTGTAATTCCGTTCAGTTTGTTCGTTGGTGTATGCCTAGAAGAAATGTATTCAAGattgtttttcttttattgttGTATTCTAGAGTAATTTTTATGACTACTGGAAGGTTAAATGTTTGGTTTTTTAGTCGAGGGCGTTTTGATGCTATTTAGGGTAAAGAAATGTGTAATGTTTGCTTGTAATTTCCTCTGTGCGTGTTTgtgtaagagagagagagattagtaGTCTCTCATATCTCATCCACACCTAAATATCTTATTGCTGAGAAAAAAGTGTTAATTTAAAAGACTGTTTAGAAGTCCtccagaaaaattttaaaaataaaatggttATTGAAAAGGTAGTAAGAGAGGGCGGAAAATTGATTCCTCTTGCTTCAACAGATATTAAGTTCAAGGCAATAGCAAGTAACATGTTGCAATTGTAGATTAATATGTTTTTCCTCTAGCTAGCTAGTATTTCATTACTATCAATGTTGATTTCTGCTGACTTCAGTTGTGGGGGTTTGTACTTTCTAGCAGAAGTTGGTTAAAGTTGCCTTTATGCATACTTTGATGAGAAATATATTTGTGCTGTTCATATTTGGTTTTTCCTTTCTAAGAGGTCACGCCTACCTATTCATGAAATATCTTATGTTTCCTCTCACATCCTTGTTCTCATATTGCAGCTTGTTTCTGAACTTTTTACTTGATGTTCATTGTTGAGTACTTACATTTAATTTTTTACTCTATTAACATCAAAATGATATGCTTAGCTTTTGGAAAAAATGAATTTCAACAATGTCAAAGTTCCTAAGGTGCCAGGCGGTGGTGCAGTCTCCACTTTGCTTAAGCTTGGTGTTATTGGTGGGATTGGTGTGTATGCAGCTGCTAACAGTCTCTACAATGTTGAGGGAGGGCATCGGGCCATTGTGTTCAACCGTATTGTTGGTGTCAAAGACAAGGTTATTTCTTTAATATACTTCATATTGTAATTTGTGAAGAAGCTCATATCCAACAAAATTTTGTCATCAGATCTGACTTCCTTCTCATATATGGTTTGTGTTGGACATTTAATTTTTTTGCCTTTCCCATATTTTTCAAATATCTTTTCTGTTCTAGTAACTTGTCATGTTTCTTAAGCATGTTTATCTTATCTTTCTGTTATTCTTTTTGTGATATAGTAGATACTTTATTTTTCATTTCATCAAATGTTAAGAAATATGTAGGCAGGAACTTATTTAGTATTTTAACAAGATCCGAGTATTTTGATTTGTGGGCTGGTGGTGAATATGTATAGTTTCTATGCAGCTGCACCACTAATTATCTGGAATTTCTTCTCCTGAACCCACCTTTTAATCAATCCTCCCCGGCCCCGCCCCCACACCCCCCCGGCCCCGCCCCCACAGCCCCCCCCCCCTAACAGGGGGGGTTTTTCCTCTTttgtaaaaaggaaaaaaaaaggctCACTAGACAATGAAAACAatagtaaaaaataataataacggaACAACGTCAAAGTCTCCATGAtcctatactaatttattaataagTCTTTTTAAGCTTTTTGTTCTTGTTGAGTGGACGATACCTTGGCTTAATCATTTATGTGGGGTTTGGTACTGTGACAGCTACTGGCATCCAGACATTCatccaattactaattattttttgcCTTGTGTTTGTAATGTTTTACATTCTTTTGGGGCACTTTAATTCTTCTGGCCTCTCATGCAAGGGTGTTTGTTGCTTTTTCATTGATCGTAACTGGGGAAGAGGCGCTGATTACTAGAGGGCAGATTTTTAGTGTTTGATTGAAATTAACAATGTGGTTTTTCAACTTACCCTGGAAAATATTGTTCCTTGCCACCATTTGATTCTGTTTTTCTGATCCCACTGATATTTTTCAAATCTTCACCCATAGTTTTTTTAATTTCTGAGTTTTTATTAGGACAATGTACTTGTTGAATATGCAGGTCTACCCTGAGGGGACACACCTTATGATTCCATGGTTTGAACGCCCTGTCATTTATGATGTTCGAGCACGACCCCATCTAGTTGAGAGTACTTCTGGGAGTCGTGATCTCCAAATGGTAAATTTATTAGgtctttattattcctttatttatGGTTTAGCAAATTGGTAAAAAAATTCTCAtttgtgagtttttttttttttttggcagctGATGCACTTAAAAACTTGATTGGAGTATTTCAATTTCGTAACCTCAGCTAGACCATTTTTGTCATAATTAATTGTTCCCACTTCCCAGATTATATAGCAG
This sequence is a window from Hevea brasiliensis isolate MT/VB/25A 57/8 chromosome 10, ASM3005281v1, whole genome shotgun sequence. Protein-coding genes within it:
- the LOC110632609 gene encoding fasciclin-like arabinogalactan protein 6, producing MAATSVPICLTTLLLLLLLLSLNTQAQTPSAPAPAPPGPVNLTGILDKNGQFTTFIRLLTSTQVANQVENQLNSSTEGMTVFAPTDNAFNNLKAGTINDLTIQQQVQLVLYHILPKFYTLNNLLLVSNPVRTQATGQDGGVFGLNFTGQGNQVNVSSGIVETQINNALRQDFPLAVYQVDKVLLPEELFGVKAPTAAPAPPTKTSSGGSTNSTVAASQPAPGNGSGGRNSNVALGFVLGLGLACMGVLS